Sequence from the Aquimarina sp. Aq107 genome:
CTTATTTATGGGTAAATGACCAAAAAGAAGAAATTAGTAAATTCTTTACGGACAAAAATGAGGTGAATGGATCAATTAATATTCAAGGTATCAAGAAAGGTAACATAACTACTCAAAATGTTGTTGGAATGGTTGAAGGAACGGATCCAAAACTTAAGGATGAATACATTATTTATTCTGCTCATTATGATCATGTGGGTATAGGGAAAGCTGTCGATAATGACTCTATTTATAACGGAGCAAGAGATAATGCAGTTGGAACTGTTACAGTATTGTCTGCAGCAGAAAATATTGCTAAGTATCCAACTAAAAGGTCGGCTTTATTTATATTGTTTACCGGAGAAGAAAAAGGATTACTAGGTAGTAAATGGTATGTAGAAAACCCCTTGATTCCTTTAAATAAAATGGTATACTGTTTTAATAGTGATAATGGTGGATATAATGATACTAGTATAGCCACAATTGTTGGTCTAGAACGAACTACTGCGTCGGATGATATAAAGAAGGCTGCAACTCCTTTTGGACTCAAAGCAATTGATGATCCAGCTCCTGAACAAGGGCTATTCGATAGATCAGATAATGTACATTTTGCTGCTAAAGGAATTCCTGCTCCAACATTTAGTATGGGGTTTACAGCTTTTGACGAAGAAATAACAAAATATTATCATCAGGTAACCGACAATCCCGACACCTTGGATTATGATTATCTTTTAAAATTCTTCCAATCCTATGTGTTGGCGTGCCGAAATATTGCTAATAACCCTAAAACACCTTTCTGGGTAGAAGGTGATAAATACTATGATGCTGGTATAAAATTATATAACAAAAAATAGATTATCATTTTATAATCAGTCCATATGAAATCAATTGTTTTAATTAGCTTTATAAGTTTACTTATGATATCATGTAGTCAACAAGATCCTTTAGAAAAGATCTTAAACTCTGATATACCACAAATAGTAAACGTAAGTAAGAATATTGAGAAATACGAAGTTCAGATTTTATATAGTCAGATCAATCGAAATAAAAAAGGACAAACAACATTTACTGATTATGAATTTAATGTTTCGGATAGCATGTATTTTTATCCGGCAAGCTCGGTTAAATTCCCAATTGCTGTACTTGCATTAGAAAAATTAAACGAGTTACAAAAAAATAATATCCCGATTTCTAAAGAAACTAGTTTTATTACAGAACAAGATTCCTCATACTCTTCTGTAGAAAAAGAAATTACTAAGATTTTTGCGGTAAGTGATAATCAAGCATATAATCGATTATTTGAATTTCTTGGACAAGATTATATCAATCAAAAGTTAAACTCTAAAAACATCAATAGTAGAATATCTCATAGGTTATCGACTAATAATGCTTCTAATACTAAATCTCAATCATTAATTTTTAAAAACAAAATCCAGGATAGTATTGCACTATATGAACAAAAAGGTATAGAAAATTCACCTAACCTGAAACTAGCGTTAAAAAAAGTTCAAAAAGGTAAAGGCTATATTCTTAATGATTCTTTAATAAGAACTCCAAAAGATTTTTCACAGAAAAATTATCTTCCGTTAAGATCTTTACATGGGCTAATGAAACGTATTCAATTTCCTGATACATTTATTCCAAAAGAACGTTTTAATATCTCAGAAAGGGATCTTGAATTTATAATTAAAGCAATGAAGACAATTCCTTATGAAGCTGGCTACGATAAAAAAGAATACTACGATGGATATGTTAAGTTTTTTATGTTTGGTGATACAAAAAAAGACATTCCCAAACATATAGAAATCTACAATAAAGTAGGATATGCTTATGGTTATCTTACCGATTGCGCATATATTAAAGACACAAAAAACAATGTAGAATTTATATTATCGGCTACAATACACGTAAACGAAAATGAAATCTATAACGATGACAATTATGAATATGATGAAATCGGAATTCCATTTCTAGCGCAATTAGGAAGAATGATCTACGACTTAGAAAAACAAAAAAGTAAATAATTTCGTTTCTATAACGACTTTTTTTAACAATTTCTCAAAATAAACGCTAAATCACTCGATAAAACCTCAAACTTTAAGAAATATTAATCTTTTTTTAACAAAATTATATATTCAAAAGACATCTAATGAACTAATTTTATAATCCCTTAGTTTTAAGAACGTTTAAGTTTAGTACAAATAACAACAAAATATGGTTACACATTTTATAATTAAGTAACTATATACAATACAACAAGTATAGTATATAGTTTTAAAAACAAGAACATATGAAACAATATATACTATTCTTATTATTATTTACCTTTGGCGTATTATACCCTAACAATCTATTTATAACATCAAATTCTTCAATGACAATTCAAAATCAGATAGATAGAAAACTATCTGAGGATGAAGAAAAAAAACGTGGATTAGATTTATTAGCTACAGAAATTATTGAACAGATTGATGAAATTGACCTAAGGAAGATGGCTCGATCTGCAATTTTTGAAACTTCATATGGATTTAGGTGGAAAATGGTTAACCTCCATACTGGGAACATTATTATTATAAAAGTCGATAAGAATTTCAAACTAATTTCGGCTAGAAATAGTAAGAAAAAAAAAATAATGATTCCTTAAAATAAAAACTATTAGGATAGCATTGTCTTTAGATTATCGTATTCTTCCAAGTATTCCCAATAGATAATCCTATCGAAAGCGTATTTTATTAAAATATACTTCTCGCTTATAGACAATATTCGATCTACCGAAACCAGTTTTTTAGAAGGAGATTTCACCTCAACTTTCTCTATTATCTCTTGATTTCTTGCATCAAATCCATGCACGATAGTATGATTATGCAAAGTAAGTTCTATAAATTTCATATTATTAGTATTTAACCTCTTCAAATGTAGCTATTTTCTAACTTAACACCCCTTTAAGAGTTTCGCATTTTCATTTTCTTAACTTTAGCTTTTTAATTAGATAATCAATCAAAAATGTTAAAAAGATTTTTCCTTTTAACTCTTGTAATTTTTAGTGTTTCTGGTTTTTCTCAAAAAAAAATATCGATCATCTATACAGGGAATATGGGTGTTTATATTTCTAATGGAGAATCTTCTGTATTAATAGATGGATTACATTCTAAATATGGAGATGATTATCTTTTTCCTCCAACCTCTTTGATTACTAAAATACATACAGATTTACAACCAGATGTTGTACTATTTACACATCATCATGGAGATCATTTTAGTGCATTACTTTCTAATGATTATTTAAATTTTAATAAAAAAGCTGTTCTATTTGGGCCTAATCAAATAACAAAAAAAATAACTCCTTTTAATAATCGATTATTTACAATTGCAACCTCCGATTATAAAAAACAAACCATAAAAATCAAAACACTTGATATCACAGGTGTAAAAATCAATCATGCAGGAAAAAGACATCTAAGTGTAGAAAATGTCGGTTACATTATTGATTTTAAATCAAAAAAAGTTCTACACGTCGGTGATACTAATTGGATGGATGATATTGATTTGTTTAACCAATTAAAATTGGTAAATGACAACATTGACATTGTAATTCTTCCTTATTGGATGTTATTAAATAATAATGCAAGTCAACTTATTAAAAATCGCATTAATGCAAAGCAAATTATTGCTACACATATTTCACCTAAAATAAAAAAACAAGAATTACAGGATTTAAAGAAAAAATATCCTGAAGTACATTTTTTAACAACATTAGAAGAACAAATTCAATTATAATTAACTCACTCTATAAAAATGAAAAGATTACTATTTCTATTATCTCTCATCCTCATATCCTCCATTTCTGCACAAGAATTTTCCATGGATCATGTAAAAAAAATACATCCACGTAATATTGGTCCAGGCGGAATGAGTGGACGTGTTACTTCTATTGATGTTGTTACGTCTGATCCAGACATTATGTATGCAGGAACGGCTTCTGGAGGGTTATGGAAGTCTACATCAGGTGGAATAAAATGGAAACCTATTTTTGACAAAGAAGTTACAAGTTCAATTGGCGCAGTTGCTATTCAGCAATCCAATCCATCTGTGATTTGGGCTGGAACGGGAGAAGGTAACCCGAGAAATAGTCTTAATGGAGGTTATGGAATATATAAGTCTTTAGACGGAGGTAAAAACTGGAAATTGATGGGGTTAGAAAAAACTCGTCATATTCATAGAATCGTAATAGATCCTACAAACCCTAACATTGTGTATGTTGCGGCAATTGGATCTCCTTGGGGAATACATCCAGAAAGAGGGATCTTCAAAACAATAGACGGAGGAGAAACTTGGAACAAAGTGCTTTTTGCTAACAATAAAACAGGAGCTGCAGATCTAGTAATGGATCCTACTAATCCGAATAAACTGATTGCAGCCTTATGGGAACATAAACGTGATCCTTGGTTTTTTAAATCAGGTGGAGAAGGCTCTGGATTATACATTACACATGATGGAGGAAAAACTTGGCAAGAAAGAACCGACAAAGATGGATTACCGAAAGGTGATCTGGGAAGAATCGGGATCGCTATAGCTAGAAATAAACCCAATATTATCTACGCATTAATTGAAGCTAAAAAAAATGCTTTATATAAATCCGAAGATGGTGGGTTTAAATGGAAAAAAATAAATGACAAAAACGACATTGGTAATCGCCCGTTCTACTATTCAGAAATATATGTTGATCCTCAGAATGAGAATAGAGTATATTCTGTATTTACCTATGTAAATGTATCTGAAGACGGTGGAAAAAATTTCAAGCAGTTAATGCCAGCCTATGGAGTTGATAATGGTGTACATCCTGATCATCATGCTTGGTGGATACATCCACAAGATGGTAATTTTATGATTGATGGAAATGACGGAGGTTTAAACATTACCAGAGATGGAGGAAAAACTTGGAGATTTATAGGTAATCTGCCTGTCGCACAGTTTTACCATATTAATGTAGATAATGAATATCCATATAATGTATATGGAGGTATGCAGGATAATGGTAGTTGGAGAGGTCCAGCATATGTATGGAAGGCTCAAGGAATTAGAAATTCTTACTGGCAGGAAATATCTTTTGGAGATGGATTTGATGTAGTACCTGATAAAGATGATTCTAGATATGGATGGTCTATGAGTCAACAAGGTTTTGTTAGCCGTTATGACTGGATGACCGGTAATAATTATACAGTTAAACCTACGCATCCAGATCCTAAAGTAAAGCTACGTTTTAATTGGAATGCTGCAATCAATATTGATCCTTTTGATAATAGTACATTATATTTTGGAAGTCAATTTGTACACAAAAGTAAAGACAAAGGATTGACTTGGGAGGTAATTTCTCCTGATCTATCTACAAATGATCCAGAAAAATTAAAACAAGCAGAAAGTGGTGGTTTAACTATGGATGCTACAGGAGCAGAAAATCATTGTACAATTTTAGTAATAGAACCTTCTCCTCTAGAACAAAATATGCTGTGGGCTGCAACTGATGATGGACGTGTTCATATCACTCAGAATGGTGGTGCAAATTGGACTGACATTTCTAAAAATATTAAAGGATTACCTAGTGGCAGTTGGATAGTTCAGATTAAAGCTTCTAACAAGAAAAAAGGAGAAGCTCTTTTAGTAGCTAATGATTATAGAAGGTTTAATTACACTCCTTATGCATACAGAACTTTAGACTATGGAAAAACTTGGGAACGCATCGTAGATGATAATGATGTACAAAGTTATGCTTTAAGCATTGTAGAGGACCCTATTGAGAAAAATTTACTTTTCTTAGGAACAGACGATGGCTTATATATTTCTTTAAATGCAGGTAATACATGGACAAAATGGACTTCTGGTTTTCCTACAGTTTCAGTAAAAGATTTAATAATACAACCTAGAGAACACGATCTAGTTATAGGAACTTTTGGTAGAGCTGCCTGGGTACTGGACGATATTAGACCTTTACGCGCATTAGCTAAAAATAAAAGTATTCTTAATCAAAAATTACAATTATTTAATCCTCCAACTGCGTATCAAGCTGCATATCAACAACCAACAGGAAGTCGTTTTGGTGCTGATGCCGTATACAATGGTGAGAATCGTGATTTTGGTGCACATATTTGCTTTTTTGTAACCGTAGAACAAAAAGAGGCGTCTAAAAAAGAGAAAGATAAAAAAGATGAAAAAGAAAACAATGAAGAGGAAAACAATGAAGAGGAAGAAAAAAAGGTGAAGTGGGATTCTATACATCTAAAAATATATGATGGCGATCGACTCATCAGAACGTTAAAACAAAAAACTCCTGATTCTACAGGAATTCATAGAATGAGCTGGTTTATGGATGAAAAAGGTGTAGACCGACCATCAAGAAAAATTCAAAAATCAAAAAGAGAACCTGGTGGAGTTAGTGTTAAACCAGGAACTTATAAGTTGATAATGGAATATGGTGATCAAAAATCTGAATCTAACATAGAAGTTAAATCTGATCCAAGATTGCAAGTTTCTCAACAAAATATAAACGAAATATACGATGCTTCTAAAAATCTTGAATCTATGAGGCAAACAGTCGCAGATGTAGTTAAACAATTGGTAGAAAGCAAAGAAGTAGCTTCTAAATACCAAAAAGAGCTTAAGAAACTAGATAAAAAGAAGTTTAAAGATCAAATTAAATCTTCTAAGGATATTATCAAAAAAATTGATTCTACCATAGCAATTTATTTAGGTAAAGAAGATAAAAGACAAGGTATTACTCGTAATCCAGAAGTAACTGTGATGCAACGTTTAGGAACTGCGGGTTGGTACACCGGAAGTAGGCAAAATGGTTTAACAGTTACAGAAAAAACCTTAATCAAACACGCAAATGACGCATTAAAAGAAGCTTTAGATAAAACGAATTCTTTCTTCAGAGAAGATTGGAAACCTTATCAAGAAGCAATAGAAAAATTAGAAACGTCTCCGTTTAAAGAGATAAAAACTTTCACAATCAAATAAAAATTCTTAATCATGAAAAAACTCCTTATTATAGGACTTGGGGTACTACTACTCTACTCCTGCAAAAAAGAAAAAAAAGAAGAAGTTGTTGCTCCTCCTATTGCAATTGAAGAATATTCAATTGAACAATTTATGGACAATGAAAATGCATTTTCTAATGGCTTTTCTAACGATAAGTCCAAAGTTCTTATGACTAGTAATCGTTCTGGTATTTATAATATGTATACCACATCTGTTAAAGGTGGAGAATTAATTCCGATTACAAAATCTGATAGCTCTTCTGTTTTTGGAATTTCTTATTTCCCAGAAGATGATAGAATACTATTTAGAATGGATGGCAATGGAGATGAAATATATAAAATATTTCTTAAAGACAGTTCTGGTATTACGCGACTAACTCCCGAAAAAAATGTGAGAGCTTTATTTAGAGGTTGGTCAAAAGATGGAAAAAGTTTCTTTTATGGAAGTAATGAAAGAGATCCTAAATATATGGATCATTATGAAATGAATATTGCCGATTTCACTTCTAAAATGATTTATCAAAATAACGATGGAATGGATTTTGGCGGTATGTCTGAAGATAGAAGGTACATTGCACTTACTAAGGCAGTGACTACAAACGATGTCGATTTGTATTTAATGAATACAGAAACCAAAGAAAAAACTAAAATCAATGAGAATATTAGCGGTAATCAACCTCAAGATTTTTCTCCAGACAACACTTCATTCTATTATACCACAGATGATAATGCAGAATTTAGTTATTTAATGAAATATAATCTTGCAGATGGTACAAAAGAAAAAGTAGCAGAAAAAAATTGGGATATTAATTCTTTTTATTTTACCAGAAATGGAAAATATCAAGTAATGTTTACTAATGAGGATGCTAAAACTGTAATGGATGTAAAAGAAGTGGCTACTGGCACAGATGTGGCATTTCCTTCATTTGAAAATAAAGAAATTTCAAGTGCAAGTTTTTCTAGAGATGAGTCCATGGCATTTTTAAATGTTTCAGGTTCAAGTACTCCTAGAAACGTTTATTCTTACGATATGGCATCTAAAGAATATTATCAATTAACAGATGTATTAAACAAAGATATTAACGAAGACCATTTAGTAGCATCAGAAGTTGTTCGTTTTAAATCTTTTGATGGTTTAGAAATTCCAGCGATATATTATAAGCCAAAACAAGCTACTGCGGACAATAAAGTTCCAGCATTGGTGTGGGTACATGGTGGTCCTGGAGGGCAATCTAGACAAGGTTTTAGTTCACAAATCCAATATTATGTAAATCACGGGTATGCAATTCTTGCCGTAAATAATAGAGGAAGTAGTGGTTATGGTAAAACGTTCTATAAAATGGATGATCAAAATCACGGAGATAAAGATCTAAAAGATTGTGTAGCCGGAAAAGATTGGTTGGCACAACAAGATATTATTGATGCCAATAAAATAGGAATTATTGGAGGTTCTTATGGAGGTTATATGACTATGGCGGCTCTTACCTATACTCCTGAAGATTTTAAAGTAGGAGTTAATATATTCGGAGTTACCAACTGGCTAAGAACATTAAAAAGTATTCCGCCATGGTGGGAATCTTTTAAAGATGCTTTATATACTGAGATGGGAGATCCGAATACAGCTGATTCTGTAAGGTTACGACAAATCTCACCATTATTTCACACAGAAAAAGTGACTAAACCTTTAATTGTGTTACAAGGAGCTAAGGATCCTAGAGTTCTAAAAGTAGAATCGGATGAAATAGTCGCTGGAGTTAAGAAAAATGGTGTTCCTGTAGAATATGTATTGTTTGAAGATGAAGGACATGGTTTTGTAAAAAAAGAGAATCAGATCGAAGCATACGGAAGAATCCTAAAATTCTTAGATAAATATCTAAAAGAACCAGGATCAGAAATCATTAATGACGGAAAATCTGAAACTAAAACTGTAGAATCAGAATCCTAGTATTATATCATTACTAAATATATTTATGAGAAAAACAATTGTATTCCTTACTATACTAATGAGTATTACCTATACTAGCGCTCAAGAAACTGGAGAAGATGACTTAGGCGCTTGGTATATGTATTTTGGAACGAATCGAATAACAGATAAGCTAAGCATTCACTCTGAAGCTCAATTTCGTTTCTACGAAGTAGCTAATACTTTTAATCAATTATTACTTCGAACTGGTTTAAATTATCATCTTACGGAAAATGCAATCGCAACTATTGGATATGGTTATATCAATACAGATGGTACTTTTGCAGATATTCCTGGTGAAGAAAATAGTAATGAACATCGAATTTTTGAGCAATTTATTCTTAAAAATGAAGTCGGAAAAGTAAAGTTCGAACATCGATATCGATTAGAACAAAGGTTTATTAGTACACAAGCTGATGATTTTACTGAACATCGAGCTAGGTATAGATTACAACTAACCTATCCTTTTAACGAGAAATGGTTCATAAATGTTTAT
This genomic interval carries:
- a CDS encoding M28 family peptidase yields the protein MKNSFLLLLFLFPFINYGQNDIEKVKTTISKSEIEGHIYFLASDELKGRQTGTAENKIAAQYLANMLRSYGVKPVTEDKSYLQKVVLKTVSQFDKAELKIKSFSTSKIVTINKMNTSYSGSLAFVNYGFEKDYANVDVKGKIVISYSGTKENNNLRFAFSKTQEKIKIAKEKGAIGIIEVNNIDDRTWSQLDHSFNGEKMYVSEEDTSNNFAYLWVNDQKEEISKFFTDKNEVNGSINIQGIKKGNITTQNVVGMVEGTDPKLKDEYIIYSAHYDHVGIGKAVDNDSIYNGARDNAVGTVTVLSAAENIAKYPTKRSALFILFTGEEKGLLGSKWYVENPLIPLNKMVYCFNSDNGGYNDTSIATIVGLERTTASDDIKKAATPFGLKAIDDPAPEQGLFDRSDNVHFAAKGIPAPTFSMGFTAFDEEITKYYHQVTDNPDTLDYDYLLKFFQSYVLACRNIANNPKTPFWVEGDKYYDAGIKLYNKK
- a CDS encoding serine hydrolase, whose amino-acid sequence is MKSIVLISFISLLMISCSQQDPLEKILNSDIPQIVNVSKNIEKYEVQILYSQINRNKKGQTTFTDYEFNVSDSMYFYPASSVKFPIAVLALEKLNELQKNNIPISKETSFITEQDSSYSSVEKEITKIFAVSDNQAYNRLFEFLGQDYINQKLNSKNINSRISHRLSTNNASNTKSQSLIFKNKIQDSIALYEQKGIENSPNLKLALKKVQKGKGYILNDSLIRTPKDFSQKNYLPLRSLHGLMKRIQFPDTFIPKERFNISERDLEFIIKAMKTIPYEAGYDKKEYYDGYVKFFMFGDTKKDIPKHIEIYNKVGYAYGYLTDCAYIKDTKNNVEFILSATIHVNENEIYNDDNYEYDEIGIPFLAQLGRMIYDLEKQKSK
- a CDS encoding MBL fold metallo-hydrolase, with amino-acid sequence MLKRFFLLTLVIFSVSGFSQKKISIIYTGNMGVYISNGESSVLIDGLHSKYGDDYLFPPTSLITKIHTDLQPDVVLFTHHHGDHFSALLSNDYLNFNKKAVLFGPNQITKKITPFNNRLFTIATSDYKKQTIKIKTLDITGVKINHAGKRHLSVENVGYIIDFKSKKVLHVGDTNWMDDIDLFNQLKLVNDNIDIVILPYWMLLNNNASQLIKNRINAKQIIATHISPKIKKQELQDLKKKYPEVHFLTTLEEQIQL
- a CDS encoding alpha/beta fold hydrolase; protein product: MKKLLIIGLGVLLLYSCKKEKKEEVVAPPIAIEEYSIEQFMDNENAFSNGFSNDKSKVLMTSNRSGIYNMYTTSVKGGELIPITKSDSSSVFGISYFPEDDRILFRMDGNGDEIYKIFLKDSSGITRLTPEKNVRALFRGWSKDGKSFFYGSNERDPKYMDHYEMNIADFTSKMIYQNNDGMDFGGMSEDRRYIALTKAVTTNDVDLYLMNTETKEKTKINENISGNQPQDFSPDNTSFYYTTDDNAEFSYLMKYNLADGTKEKVAEKNWDINSFYFTRNGKYQVMFTNEDAKTVMDVKEVATGTDVAFPSFENKEISSASFSRDESMAFLNVSGSSTPRNVYSYDMASKEYYQLTDVLNKDINEDHLVASEVVRFKSFDGLEIPAIYYKPKQATADNKVPALVWVHGGPGGQSRQGFSSQIQYYVNHGYAILAVNNRGSSGYGKTFYKMDDQNHGDKDLKDCVAGKDWLAQQDIIDANKIGIIGGSYGGYMTMAALTYTPEDFKVGVNIFGVTNWLRTLKSIPPWWESFKDALYTEMGDPNTADSVRLRQISPLFHTEKVTKPLIVLQGAKDPRVLKVESDEIVAGVKKNGVPVEYVLFEDEGHGFVKKENQIEAYGRILKFLDKYLKEPGSEIINDGKSETKTVESES
- a CDS encoding DUF2490 domain-containing protein yields the protein MRKTIVFLTILMSITYTSAQETGEDDLGAWYMYFGTNRITDKLSIHSEAQFRFYEVANTFNQLLLRTGLNYHLTENAIATIGYGYINTDGTFADIPGEENSNEHRIFEQFILKNEVGKVKFEHRYRLEQRFISTQADDFTEHRARYRLQLTYPFNEKWFINVYDEVFINLQEPIFGQNRLYGAIGYNVKSNFSIQFGYLKNHFTGINFDRLQLGIIYNTDFRKKE